The sequence below is a genomic window from Alosa alosa isolate M-15738 ecotype Scorff River chromosome 5, AALO_Geno_1.1, whole genome shotgun sequence.
TCAAACTTTCCAAGAGTCTCCATGGCGTAGGACTCCAGACagagaataaataaaataaatccagAGGGAAAATCAGGATGTTGTTGCTTCCTTTGTAACAATTCGGTGCACGTCCACTTTCAAATAGAAGAAAACTTGCCCTCTTCCCTTGCGTTCCATGGGCTGACCCTCGCCAAAAGAGTACATTTTTGTCATGATAAGTGCCGACATGTAAATGGGGTTGTCCCCTTCAGTCTATTTTAAAAATTGAAAATGACATGATGCAACGAGGTTTAAGTTTTCTATGTAGTTGATGATATCTGCGTTAGCAATCCCAAATGGCAACCTACCGGATTTCGATACTCTCAAACAAGTAGTCTATCGAGCTGAGAAAGCTGAATATCGACTATTTTATTAAGTTTGTAGACGCTTTTAGTTAGGTAGCGGTGAGTGTTTCACCTGCAGACGCATTCACTCAAAAGTATGGAAAGGCTGGATAGGTTACTGTCTGACCACAGTGTGCGCATGCGCATTGTTTGTAATTTCATGAGCGACTATGAGAACGGacatgtcaacacacacatgttagatagaagcctaggctatttatttattttcattaggctattgaattgacattgttgttattattgctgTTTTCCTTggtgtagtcttaccaactttttaattgtttactgttaaattaaattattgtaTTGTTGCTATTTGtatgctaaataccataaccataaccatacagGGTTATCACTAAATGATCACTGAATAAAAACACTACACGTACAAATAGTGCAAATAagttatgtattttttttaaatgattctTGACTAGTATATTGTATTCTAtagtatatgtttttttttttttagtagcctatatgggagATTGGCCTCTTCCAGAAGCCATACCCAGCAGGGACACAGTAAAGGGAGGAGCTTTGTGCAAGCGGTTAGTAGGCTACAACGAACATCAACATTGGGGCGTGTAGTTGGATCCTCTGTAGGCTATCTGTTTTCAGACCACCTTCCGTCGTGTCTGTTCAGAATAACTCCATAATGTCAATTGCCTCTTTATAAAAAGAGTAATTTCTATGTTGATCCTTTATTCCTTCCCCCTGCCATCGCCACATGAGGTCTTTGCCAGTAGTTTATTAGGTTATGGAGCCTATCATCCAGGGACTGATCAACAGCGACATCTAGCATACGGGCCACAAAACATGCACCACAAAATATATTGAACATCAGGTTAGAGGTCTGCGCGGGAATGATTTTTCtatattctgtcccgctcccgcattaatgcccgcatgcaggagggatagcctattcagtttttcttcctgtctcacgaaaggagcacacacacccagggctcgaattatcttttgtctttaagggggtctctatctcataaaaagttggcacaccccgcgcatagcctaacaaggcgatacaatgaaatagcctaggcgcaagtggcgcttttgcgcagtacagcgcacggtaggcctaggctttaccttgacacacacacacaacagacatagatttttcatagaaattgattacttttaattaatttcaacatattattgattgtaatagtccatatctcatttcaatgtaacaatacaaagaaatagactaaacgatttagtctgcgccattctcaatttcacaatgtaactcatttaaaccagaccaccgtctcagataggctatcctcagtgtcaaacacaataatgcatgtagtgtaacttatacacaggggaaaagcactaactggcagaaatgaataaagccagccaaactatgttctagtaggctaatgtgttgaaccgtggaaaattaatagacgaacaattttggagtttgcactgagatattgtcgggtagccattgcatattccgacatcagagattgctaacaggtgttttaaaatagctgggaactttccggagctctgaatggcagaggatagctagatcatcagacaacacaatcattgtaggctgcattatgggccataatgtatggctttgtcaatcaacatagaataggtgaagcgcaagttcaacagcaaacaagacttttcagcacgtatcaaaccacgtaggctagcccaatgaacgcctatgcaaatcacaaaaaaaaaaaaacactcacatcaaagcagcTTGACTCCTTCAAatttgcgagtgctgtcaaatcgatacggtttgctcatttagtctagtggtgtggtggtgaagtgtcatgcgtagtgtaggtctacgtcccgtagtagcctatattttaatttaacgtctttaatggtaagagatcgcacagggatggataatgagcggttgttaagattaaattacaatgccagacaccttcagatatgtgAGTCCCCCTcaggtttttgactttgttgctttcatcgtaattcgagccctgcacacacctgagaaagactccagatgtcagtttcttggttcggaatgtaggctaacaacttcctctgtcatgctttcgatttttgagttttgacaatgagcagcaggaacaaattgaacccacgtaaactacaatataggctatagtcctgctatccgtcagttatgcttaaaccgcgttttttaatgctgcctaacagaacatccagctgaactatagttatacacagtaggcctactttaatcatttccatatttaattctACGCACATATTAcatttgcgggagtgcagtgaatcgtcggtttgtcccgcacccgcgaacgcacctctgtcatcccgcccgctcccgcaaagagctttcaaaagttgtcccgcgcCGCACTCTTTTGCGTCGGGACCCGCGGGTCTACCGCGTGAGTGCAGACCTCTACATCAGGTAGAGCAGATATTTGTGCCCTATTGTCCTcatttaagtaggcctacctgttcaATTTGTATGGTGTCTTTCGGAAATGAATCTGCTTTAGCCTATAGGTCTAACATGTAGGCCTAAAATGTGCCCCACCTGATCAAACAATTGAAGGGCATTTTTTTCACACTGTAGGCCTAGTAAAAGAGTCGGCAGGCGAGAGATGGAAGCCTGTAAGTTAGTCTTTGttttaggctataggctatagccAGCTATTCTAAGTCGACCTTCCATGGTTTAATATTCTCCAAATATGTTACGATAGAATTAGCCTACGTTTTAAATACAGGATGTAGCCTAACGAGTATTTGAATCGATCCCAGGGAATTTTGCGATTCTTGTGCATaagataggcctactgaaatgTTTCCTGCAGAGAGTTTCCCTGTGCTGATGTCGCGACGTCATTCATGACGTTTTCAGGATGCTCATATGCAGCTGCGTCATAATGCAGAGCGCTTGACAGTAGGCCTTGGATGATTCATCTAGGCCTACTTAAGGCTAGTTTATCTGGCCTTTCAGAAGTTTCATACCACGAATGACTGACTGTTTAACCACTCTCTAAATATTTAGCTATGGATGGATCACTAACGGTTGCTTGGTAAGTGAGCAGATTTATGTAGgattttttctttgtgttttctagtagcctacaataggcCAAATGAAGCCCTAATCATTAGGCTACATCTGCCATGTTTGTTCAACAGGTTGTTATTTTAAACTGCGTGGAGATATGCCTACTTTGTCAGGGTTGAGAAATtcatatttttactttttggaagcccacacacattttaggcagtgttgcagttaccttgaaaaggtaatctgattacttctttaaaaagtaacttagttactttactgattacttggtTTTAAAAGTAAGTAGATTAGGCTACAGGCTATTTGTGGCCTATTGTCCTcatttaagtaggcctacctgttcaATTTGTATGGTGTCTTTCGTAAATGAATCTGCTTTAGCCTATAGGTCTAACATGTAGGCCTAAAATTTGCCCCACCTGATCAAACAATTGAAGGGCATTTTTTCACACTGTAGGCCTAGTAAAAGAGTCGGCAGGCGAGAGATGGAAGCCTGTAAGTTAGTCTTTGttttaggctataggctatagccAGCTATTCTAAGTTGACCTTCCATGGTTTAATATTCTCCAAATATGTTACGATAGAATTAGCCTACGTTTTAAATACAGGATGTAGCCTAACGAGGTATTTGAATCGATCCCAGGGAATTTTTATGATTCTTGTgcataagctaggcctactgaAATGTTTCCTGCAGAGAGAGTTTTCCCTGTGCTGATGTCGCGCGCCATTCATGACGCTTTTCAGGATGCTCATATGCAGCTCGGCCATAATGCAGAGCGCTTGACAGTAGGCCTTGGATGATTCATCTAGGCCTACTTAAGGCTAGTTTATCTGGCCTTTCAGAAGTTTCATACCACGAATGACTGACTGTTTAACCACTCTCTAAATCTTTCGCTATGGATGGATCACTAACGGTTGCTTGGTAAGTGAGCAGATTTATGTAGgattttttctttgtgttttctagtagcctacaataggcCAAATGAAGCCCTAATCATTAGGCTACATCTGCCATGTTTGTTCAACAGGTTGTTATTTTAAACTGCGTGGAGATATGCCTACTTTGTCAGGGTTGAGAAATtcatatttttactttttggaagcccacacacattttaggcagtgttgcagttaccttgaaaaggtaatctgattacttctttaaaaaataacttagttactttactgattacttggtTTTAAAAGTAAGTAGATTAGgctacaagttactttattagttacatTCATTACTACACCTGCCGCCTCAACAAAAACATTACATACTGATACTGAAATACAGATGAATATGTTTGtctgtctagtcagtacacctaATAAGGAAGGCCTAGATAGAAATTATGAGAATAAAATAtatagattttggtagtttgggcttttcatgtagccttggcaactaagcctgaataatatgcaaatgaaatgatGTTAAACTTACCTCAATGCTGAAGtcatctgattggttgatttagcgaaacaggccaatcacgATGTTCTCTGTCTTCgatgcgcttcaggcacacACGCTCCCTTTCTCCCATAGATAaaagctctctccctctctatcgtgcgcgcgctacactcagatgcaatCGCGATTTGAACTTTCGGTCTCACGTGCGCGCTCTTGCTCGCTCGCattagattccgggagattttatctaatttgcagGCGTGAGGGAGctgctatcaatatgcgggagactcccagACAGCACTTTTTCGCCAGCACAGAGTTCACAAcataccttaatgttgtcatgtttagctgacaaaaactaaaaacaaaaactgTATTTCCAGTTAGAAAACGGCATctgtctcctccctccattgttgttggTGTTGCTGCATGGTAGGCCCTATTAcagttgtcctcatgctgaaaagtgAACATACTGTACGACGTTACTCCCGAGACTAGAAGAAAACGACAAAAAAGTTATGCACAGTGACTtggaaaagtaactttaatctgattactggtttggaAATAGTAACGtgttagattactcgttaccgaaaaaagtggtcagATTAGAGTAACGCGTTACTAAGTACTAATCTAATCACTGATAGTGATGTCATTAGTTGTCATTAGTTAGATATGTATTATTGCCTTTTATTAATCAGCACCTATAACACTCCGGGATTTTTTCATCCCCTGATACAACAAGAGGGGATGCCACCATTCACTGAGAGATAGGCGTGGGATTGATAACAGAAGAGACTAACACAGGCGTTGCACAAATTATAAAGTCACAAACCTTATcggaaaaacaacaaacaacaatgaTGGTAATAATGGTTTTAAAATGATGAAAGTGGCATGAAAGATCCTTGGTTGGCGGCAGTGACTTTAGAGAACCCTCTGACCATTCATTAGTATCAATGTGGTGGGTAGTCTAGTTGGATGAGGTCAGTGAGGACCTGTTGGGGCAAAAGCGACCATGGCCTAGGTTCTTGAAAAATAAGCCTCTGAATCGGCCATATGCCCCCTCTTGCTGTAGCTGCTCGATGAGGTCTTGAGCGATGGCATGTACCTTCTTCTCACAACAGCCTAGTGTCCAGCTTAGTTTTCTTGTAGAAGAGGACAGCTGTTTAGCCTTTTTGGAAGTATAGCCTTTTATTTATTACAAGCAGGAAACACACATGAGAGAATTCATCCTTAATGATGCAATTATAAACagtcacatacactactatcaGACATAAAACGCAAAAACCTGAACAATATTATATCTAACACACGTCTGATGCATGTTGGGAACTGTCTGGGAATATTACATTTCTATGAGGAGAAAACAAATCACTCATTACAACATTAGCTATCTTAAAATCAGCTATACATAGCCCATCAGTCTGAtgaagttatttatttatttatgttttaattgATTTTCTTCTCACCTCAAAAGAACCTTATGAATAGGTTAAATTTGATTCTGCTCCAGTACCTCAGAAGAACCCTAATGAAATAGGTTTGATTTGATTCTGCTCCAGCGCCTCAAAAGAACCTGTATATAATAGGTTAGATTAGATTCTGCTCCAGAGCCTCAGAAGAACCTGTGTGAAATAGGTTAAATTAGATTCTGTTGAGCTTTGTGTTTGACCTTGAGTGCTGTTCGATATGGTTTTCTGAGATTTGTTTTACTGTCTACTGTGTAGGTTACTATAAAAAATGCAGACAGGCAGGATCTTATTCCCGGATCGTTCAGCTGCCCACCCCCTGCACAGAGGGCGAGTGAAGATAAACAGGAGCAGCTTGGTTCATTGCGATGTCATTGGTGTCATTGAGAACCTGAGTGATGGGTATGCTAGTTTGTTTGTCTATCTGCATAATTCACCTTTTGTAGAATAATCATTTCATATCACCCAGTGGTTCCCAAATTTGACCTGTAGTTCTGTGTTTTTATCCTGAACCTGTTACACCCCCATTGTATGTACTCAGGGTTCCCTAAGTGAAATGTAAAATTctatgacttttccctgactttccctgacaaaaaaaaaaaaaaaaaaaaaaaaaaaaaaaaatccatgacCTACTttataatgaatggtacaatataccgaccaacGATTTCAGAACAGTCGCATAgcattcaagaatcttttacttttttttagagcgggagatgaaAAAATGGGTATTGAAtgaacaaagttgggctaaccactcaagcaagcaataaagctaataaccagatatacataAATTCTGAGTGGAGAttgtattttggcaagtcaaTTTTAAACTGagaacaaaattccctgatattccatgactttgcctcCAAAATGataaattccctgactttccatgtctggaatagactttccaaaattccatgatattccagaaattccatgacccgtgggaacccatATTCTCACACCTTGGGAGCCACTGATATGGCCTATTTTAATAcgtttttttgtttcataaaataaTTTGAAGAAGACAAATGTATTCTTTCAAGTCTTTTTTCTAACTACACGATTCAACGTGTTGTTCTAGACAATGGAATGTCTTGACAAAGGACATGCAAGATGTAAGTTTTAACAGCTTATACACATGAATTTCCTTACCCTCTGCAGTGCATAACTCCGCTCTTACTGGCTTAATTTTTCTTGTCTATATTAGATGACAAGACTGGAATTTGTAAAAACATGCTTAGGCCTGATTTCTTACTTGTCAAAGTCTACATTCAAGAGGTACTTACCAGTCGTTGAAATTTTGGAGTCCTGTAAACTTCACACTGACGATTCCTATGACTCTCAGAAGTCACCAGAGGCTCCTGTGTCACCTCAGGCCAGGTAAGTGATGCAGTTTTTACAATTCTTGAACCAGTGCAACAATACAGAACAAAGTGCTTTAAAGCTATTTTATTTAAAGCTATCAAATTATTAACTTCCCCTGAACACTGCTTTCACAGCTCTCCTTTGGACACACCCTATAACCACTACATCCTTGCTCAAATTGTTGAAGAGGTGAAATTGGCCCTTTTTGTGGCTATTAAAAGGATCACCTCAACCAAAGATTCAACTCAGTCTAGTAAAGGGATGATGCTAGAAGAGGAAACGGTTAAAGCAATCTATGAAAGATTAGACACATTGAACATTTTAGCCAATGTCAACAACCATGAAGAAGTGGTGCTAGATTCAGAAGCTAGAGCCATGACTGTGCAGGTGGTGATATCTGTCTTAAATCTCATTGAGAGCTCCAATCTCAACAAGAAGCAGGCAGGAGAAATATCCAAAGTCTTACATGAAATTGCTGCAAAGATCAAAATATTGGCCTCTCCAAAGACCTCAAAACAAAACCTTTCATTTGGTTCTCCTTCCATCAGCTGCCCTTTAAAAGGGGAGCTGTACTTGCAGCTTTCCCCTGACTTCCCTGTTAAAGTTTCCCAGACCGTTCTTGCGATGCTTCTCAGAGGTAAAAACAACTCAGAAGCACTGGAGGACAGGACCTGCCACTCAAACTCCTTGCCGTCAACTACACCAAAGCATCGACCTGATTTATCCTACATTGTGACTGTTGATTCTATCGTATTCAAAATAGTCATTACCATTCTTGCGAGCATTGCTTTAATACCTGGATTCAATGATGAGATCATTTTTTCCTCTGCCATGGACATGTTCCATAAGATTCTAAATGAGGTTGAGCAGTTCATGACTTTATCAAAGACCTCTGTacggaaaaacaaaacagatattGCAAGTCTACAGCCATCCCAACATTCTTTAGAAGATGATGTCACCACTATGTGCACAAAAAAGGTTATCCTCCAGATTTACCATGCATACCTGTCAAATCGGTCAAAAGTGGAACAGCACAAAACGGCACCAGGAAGGGAGTCAGAGGTGTCTGTTGTTGACCATGTGATGATCCAGCTCAATACGCTTGCTGACACTAGGTCATCTACACAACAGCCTTTCCAATCTAACCTTGATGGTTCTAATGAAAGCACCAAGAAAGTGATAAGTCCAGATTTTCAGAGCATGGCTCACAGAAAGGTGAGCAAAGTGTTGGCTGAGTTGGATACCTTCAGAGAGAAGGCATCCTTGGGTCATGTTGATTCTTTTGCTGCGGACATTGTGGAAACAGTGATGGAATGTCTACAAGATCTCTCGCATATCATTGAAACTGTGAATTCTGTCTATGCTCATCACATCTACCAGAACATTGAGAGCAAGATTAGAGATTTAATTCTGAAACAAGGACAGGACGCATGTTCATTCCAAAGAATGACTTCCCAGAAAACAACAGTGCATGATCTACATCTcaaagaacacacaccacaaggaGTTGTTTGTTCATCACTTGCTTCAGTGGAAGAATTACACCTATTTGAATCTCACACTGAAACTACACATGAGGCTGATGTCATCTCTTACACCGAAGAGGTCATAAGAGGGGTGGTGACTCTCTTTGTTCTTGAGGAAATTAAAAGATTAAGATCAACCTTGGTGGATGGACTTTCCACACCTTCAGAGAGTAAAGAGGCCATAGCTAGAATTCTTTCCCAAATTGAAGACCCACAAGATGTAAACAGAATGCAGGGCTATAttaggaggaggatgaagacaCTTTCAAGTGAGGAGTTTGAACTTAAAGCCATCCGTGCCGTGAGCGATGTTCTCCTTAGTAAGAGAGACAGGGCTGTCTCTGCAGAATCTAGCCAAACCTCTCATTTACcacaaactatggaacaccatGTCTCTTCTATTACAAAATCTGCAATCCATCTCCTGCAGAAAATGCAGAGATACCAAGATGGCTATGCCAAGAATTCATGTTCTTCTGGTATGTTTCAAACTGTGCAAGATAAGGTAAAAGATTTTTTCATATTGAAAGAAGGACATGTTTCCAAAGAGGAAAGCCACACAAAGCTTGAAAATCAGGTTGAACAACAAGCTGAAGTGTCTTCCTTATCTGTCAAACCATTACCACAACAAAGCTTGGATGATTTTGATTTGACAAATGAATTTGAAAGCAGACCTGCATCCCCACCAAGAGGTTTGAGTGAGAACCTTCCTCCTGATGAAGTTCCCGGTAACAAAATGGATGAGGATGTGGATGCTGGTTCATGTATGAAAGATGTGTTCAAGAAAGTGCTGACTTTGTACATACACAAGgcaaagaagaaggagaaggaagaTGTAAGTCCTGTGGATGATGACCTAATTACTGAGTCTGTCAATAGTATCCACTCGCAACTGGAAAGTACATTGGGCTCCCACTCATCCTCATCGTATTATATACCTGAAAAAACTCTGTGTGAACACATTCTTTGTGGCCATAACTGTCATTCTAAACAAAGTAGCGAAAGTAGCTCGAGTTCTTCAGAGGCCTTTAGTCTGTCGTCAGAGACCATTAAGAGGCTCTCCAGTGAGGAATTTTATATGAAACCCAATGAACTGGTGAACGAGGTACTTTGTGAAAGAATGGAAGACTCTTCCTTTGCATCTACCTCATCTTTGACCTCATCTTTGACCTCATCTATGGACCAGACCTCTAGTGTTATACTAACAGTCATTGATACACTAAAGACACTCCTGTGTTACACACCACCATGTCTAAGAAGAACTGAGACCATGTCAGAGATGAGTTCAGACCAGAGTGAAACCTCAGGCAGTGACGATCTGTCTGCATATTATGCAGAAAAGGAAAAAACTTCATATGTGTCTTCTTTGTTGAAGGAAGTACAAGAAAAGATTAAAGAGTTTTTCAATCTATACAAAAAGTCATCGTTCATATCCGTGTCTAGTACATCGGAAGTGGATGGAGGGTCTATTCCTGGGACAGCAAAGCCTGGAGCAGGATATGATACATCCATATCAAAGCAGAGGTGCTCCAGCAAAAATGCGATGTCTGATGGTATCGCATGTCAGTTATGTCAGGACACAACCTCAGAGGCTGCCTTAGATCAGGAGTTCATCTCTAGTGGGGAAATGGAGATGTTTTCGTGTGACCTTACATATAAGTTGGTCAATCTGCTGAGAAAGAACACTTGCCAGAGACCAAGCCAGCCTACTGATCTAGGTCCTCCATTATTGTGCAGAGGAAATGATGAGACAGACAAAAGTGCTTCTCTTAAGGATCCCTACATGTTTGTTGAGGCGTCTGTGAAATGTTTCTTGCATCAGCTGCTGTTCCCATCATGTCCAAGCAAAGTGATTGACCCAGAGGACTTCATCCAGAGAACCCCAAGCTCCAACCTCTGCATGGCAAAGGCAGTACATGAAAGCTGCTCTGGAGACTCCACCTGTTCCTCCCATGATGCCAAGAGCATCCCAGCTGTTGGTTTATCCACACAGTATGTTGAGAATCCTTCTGTCAAGGATGTCGCATGCTCCACCAGCTCTTTAGGGTTGATCATTGGCTTACACACTGATTCAGCAAATAAATTAAGAAAGCCAAAGAGAAAAGTAAAAACTGAAGTGAAGATCTGCATCAAACCCAAAATAAGGACTCTGAGGATCAACAACAAGGTACAGTGAAGTTAACTCAAAACTATTTTAACACTACTGCAAAAATAACAagaaatttgtttttttattgccCATTCCATTATGCTGCTATTGTGTAAAATGAAGTTCTGTCTTGAGGAATGAGTCAAGTCAATATTATCTGTTTGTGATTTCAGTATTTATCTAAGAA
It includes:
- the LOC125294176 gene encoding uncharacterized protein LOC125294176 isoform X2 — its product is MTRLEFVKTCLGLISYLSKSTFKRYLPVVEILESCKLHTDDSYDSQKSPEAPVSPQASSPLDTPYNHYILAQIVEEVKLALFVAIKRITSTKDSTQSSKGMMLEEETVKAIYERLDTLNILANVNNHEEVVLDSEARAMTVQVVISVLNLIESSNLNKKQAGEISKVLHEIAAKIKILASPKTSKQNLSFGSPSISCPLKGELYLQLSPDFPVKVSQTVLAMLLRGKNNSEALEDRTCHSNSLPSTTPKHRPDLSYIVTVDSIVFKIVITILASIALIPGFNDEIIFSSAMDMFHKILNEVEQFMTLSKTSVRKNKTDIASLQPSQHSLEDDVTTMCTKKVILQIYHAYLSNRSKVEQHKTAPGRESEVSVVDHVMIQLNTLADTRSSTQQPFQSNLDGSNESTKKVISPDFQSMAHRKVSKVLAELDTFREKASLGHVDSFAADIVETVMECLQDLSHIIETVNSVYAHHIYQNIESKIRDLILKQGQDACSFQRMTSQKTTVHDLHLKEHTPQGVVCSSLASVEELHLFESHTETTHEADVISYTEEVIRGVVTLFVLEEIKRLRSTLVDGLSTPSESKEAIARILSQIEDPQDVNRMQGYIRRRMKTLSSEEFELKAIRAVSDVLLSKRDRAVSAESSQTSHLPQTMEHHVSSITKSAIHLLQKMQRYQDGYAKNSCSSGMFQTVQDKVKDFFILKEGHVSKEESHTKLENQVEQQAEVSSLSVKPLPQQSLDDFDLTNEFESRPASPPRGLSENLPPDEVPGNKMDEDVDAGSCMKDVFKKVLTLYIHKAKKKEKEDVSPVDDDLITESVNSIHSQLESTLGSHSSSSYYIPEKTLCEHILCGHNCHSKQSSESSSSSSEAFSLSSETIKRLSSEEFYMKPNELVNEVLCERMEDSSFASTSSLTSSLTSSMDQTSSVILTVIDTLKTLLCYTPPCLRRTETMSEMSSDQSETSGSDDLSAYYAEKEKTSYVSSLLKEVQEKIKEFFNLYKKSSFISVSSTSEVDGGSIPGTAKPGAGYDTSISKQRCSSKNAMSDGIACQLCQDTTSEAALDQEFISSGEMEMFSCDLTYKLVNLLRKNTCQRPSQPTDLGPPLLCRGNDETDKSASLKDPYMFVEASVKCFLHQLLFPSCPSKVIDPEDFIQRTPSSNLCMAKAVHESCSGDSTCSSHDAKSIPAVGLSTQYVENPSVKDVACSTSSLGLIIGLHTDSANKLRKPKRKVKTEVKICIKPKIRTLRINNKYLSKKNAVSPMLFEAYARASKLQENYMQKGTTGLHNERHPTSSSQTEKNSTVPTLLEGQGIFQICLQRGV
- the LOC125294176 gene encoding uncharacterized protein LOC125294176 isoform X1, which translates into the protein MQTGRILFPDRSAAHPLHRGRVKINRSSLVHCDVIGVIENLSDGQWNVLTKDMQDMTRLEFVKTCLGLISYLSKSTFKRYLPVVEILESCKLHTDDSYDSQKSPEAPVSPQASSPLDTPYNHYILAQIVEEVKLALFVAIKRITSTKDSTQSSKGMMLEEETVKAIYERLDTLNILANVNNHEEVVLDSEARAMTVQVVISVLNLIESSNLNKKQAGEISKVLHEIAAKIKILASPKTSKQNLSFGSPSISCPLKGELYLQLSPDFPVKVSQTVLAMLLRGKNNSEALEDRTCHSNSLPSTTPKHRPDLSYIVTVDSIVFKIVITILASIALIPGFNDEIIFSSAMDMFHKILNEVEQFMTLSKTSVRKNKTDIASLQPSQHSLEDDVTTMCTKKVILQIYHAYLSNRSKVEQHKTAPGRESEVSVVDHVMIQLNTLADTRSSTQQPFQSNLDGSNESTKKVISPDFQSMAHRKVSKVLAELDTFREKASLGHVDSFAADIVETVMECLQDLSHIIETVNSVYAHHIYQNIESKIRDLILKQGQDACSFQRMTSQKTTVHDLHLKEHTPQGVVCSSLASVEELHLFESHTETTHEADVISYTEEVIRGVVTLFVLEEIKRLRSTLVDGLSTPSESKEAIARILSQIEDPQDVNRMQGYIRRRMKTLSSEEFELKAIRAVSDVLLSKRDRAVSAESSQTSHLPQTMEHHVSSITKSAIHLLQKMQRYQDGYAKNSCSSGMFQTVQDKVKDFFILKEGHVSKEESHTKLENQVEQQAEVSSLSVKPLPQQSLDDFDLTNEFESRPASPPRGLSENLPPDEVPGNKMDEDVDAGSCMKDVFKKVLTLYIHKAKKKEKEDVSPVDDDLITESVNSIHSQLESTLGSHSSSSYYIPEKTLCEHILCGHNCHSKQSSESSSSSSEAFSLSSETIKRLSSEEFYMKPNELVNEVLCERMEDSSFASTSSLTSSLTSSMDQTSSVILTVIDTLKTLLCYTPPCLRRTETMSEMSSDQSETSGSDDLSAYYAEKEKTSYVSSLLKEVQEKIKEFFNLYKKSSFISVSSTSEVDGGSIPGTAKPGAGYDTSISKQRCSSKNAMSDGIACQLCQDTTSEAALDQEFISSGEMEMFSCDLTYKLVNLLRKNTCQRPSQPTDLGPPLLCRGNDETDKSASLKDPYMFVEASVKCFLHQLLFPSCPSKVIDPEDFIQRTPSSNLCMAKAVHESCSGDSTCSSHDAKSIPAVGLSTQYVENPSVKDVACSTSSLGLIIGLHTDSANKLRKPKRKVKTEVKICIKPKIRTLRINNKYLSKKNAVSPMLFEAYARASKLQENYMQKGTTGLHNERHPTSSSQTEKNSTVPTLLEGQGIFQICLQRGV